The genomic interval AGTCATAGGTCAAGGCGCTTGTGAAGCCTAAGTCTCCTCCGCAAAGGCGAAGAATCCGGTAGGGGAGTTCCAACTCCTTTAGTAAGCTTTCAACATGAGCCACCATTTCGTCCAATGCTGCGTAGCTCCGCTCGGGATGCTGCACTTGAACGATTTCTACCTTGTCAAACTGGTGAAGGCGATTCAAGCCTCGCACGTCTTTTCCGTAGCTTCCTGCCTCTCGTCGAAAACAAGCACTGTATGCGGTCAACTTCTGAGGAAGTTGATCAGCTGCAAGAATTTCATCTCTGTAGATATTCGTAACAGGTACTTCTGCCGTAGGGATCAAGTACAAATCGTCGGTCTGCGCATGATACATTTGGCCTTCCTTGTCCGGCAATTGGCCTGTTCCAAAACCGCTGGCTGCATTGACGACTAATGGCGGTTGAATTTCTGTATACCCTGCACCCGTATTTCGGCTCAGGAAGAACTGAACCAGCGCACGTTGAAGCTTTGCTCCTGCTCCCTTGTATACAGGAAAACCCGCTCCCGTGATTTTTACGCCCAATTCGAAGTCAATCAAATCGTATTTGTCCGCCAATTCCCAGTGAGGTTGAGCTTGGTCGCCTAATTCGGGTTTCTCACCTCCACCGCGAACCACCTCATTGTCTGCATCGCTATTCCCGGCCGGAACCAATTCATTAGGAACATTAGGTACTTGGGCCAATAGGTCGAAGAGCACCCCGTCCACGGCAGCCATTTGGTCTTGTAGAGCTTTAGAGCGATCCTTGAGTTCGGCAGTTTCCGCTTTTTTGGCTTCTGCTTCCTCTCGTTTCCCTTCCTTAAATAGACCACCGATCTCTTTTGAAATTCGGTTCATGGCCGCAAGCGTCTCGTCAAGTTCTGTTTGCGTTTGACGACGCTCGTCGTCTTTGGCGATGATCTCATCCAAGATTTCGGGTTGGGCAAAATTGCGCTTGGCCAATCCAGCCAAAACGACTTCTTTTTCTTCGCGAATTCGGGCTACATGTAACATGCCTCAAAGATAAAAAAGGCCGACATCCATGAGGAGTCGGCCTTGTGAAAAAATATGCGTTCTACGTATTAGTTCGCCTCCTCAGCTGGGATAACGCTAACGTAGGATTTGTCTCCTTTACGACGCTGGAATGCCACTTTACCATCGGTAAGAGCAAACAAGGTGTGGTCTTTACCCATACCTACGTTCTCACCTGGATAGTGCTGCGTTCCGCGTTGACGTACAATAATATTACCAGCGATGGCATCCTGACCACCGAAGATTTTGACCCCAAGTCGTTTACTTTCCGACTCGCGGCCGTTCTTAGAACTACCTACTCCTTTCTTATGTGCCATGACAAAGAGTTTTTACGGATTATTCAGCGGCTGCTTCTGTAGCTGCCTCTTCCGTTTTGGGTTCAACTTCTTTTTTCGGTGCCGCTTTTTTCTTCGCTGGAGCTTTGGCGGTAATGCCAGAAATTTCCAATGAAGTCAAATACTGACGGTGACCGTTTTTCTTACGGTAACCTTTGCGACGCTTCTTTTTGAAGACGATCACTTTGTCGCCTTTCAAGTGCTCGAGCACTTTAGCCGTTACTTTGGCTCCTTTTATAGCGGGGGCGCCAACAGTTACTTTACCCTTGTCTTCGATCAACAATACATTGTCGAAAGTGACCTTGTCGCCTTCTTTGGCTTCCAAGCGGTTAACGTAAATCTGCTGATCTTTCTCAACCTTGAATTGATGCCCTGCTATCTCTACAACTGCGTACATCGCTATGAATTAACTGGTTAAACGAAAAATCATTTCCCGATTTCGGGACGGCAAAGATAAGAAAGAATTCCTTTTTAACACTGGAATCCAGGGTATAAGTTGGATTGTATTCGACTTATTGACCAATGTTGCAGACAAAAGGATTCTAAATCGGAGGGAAAACCGCGCCAGTGCACGACTTTGGTACGTTCACAATCCTTATATTGCGAATCCTTTGTAAAGACAGTTAATCTGCTCAAATCAAATCTTATCCATTTTATGAAACAGAAACTCCTATTGCTGCTGGGTCTGGTCGTTATGACAACACCTGCAATGGCTCAGCGCGAGATTGAGTTCGAGGAATTCGATCTCGACAACGGATTACACGTGATCCTTCACGAGGATCATTCTACACCTATCGTGGCCGTAACGGTTTTGTATCACGTAGGTTCGAAAAACGAAGTGGAAGGCCGAACCGGTTTTGCCCACTTCTTTGAACACCTCTTGTTCGAAGGTTCAGAGAATATCGCTCGCGGAGAATATTCTGAAATTGTCCAGGCCAACGGCGGTGTACTTAATGCAAATACCACCCAGGATCGTACGTTTTATTACGAAATCCTACCTTCCAATCAATTGGAATTGGGCTTGTGGTTGGAAAGTGAGCGTATGCTTCACGCCAACATTGATCAAGAAGGGGTGGATACGCAACGCGAGGTCGTTAAAGAAGAAAAGCGTCAGCGTATCGATAACCAACCCTACGCCAGCTTCTCAGCAGAAATGTTTGAGCGCGCGTTTACGGAGCACCCGTACAACTGGACGCCCATTGGCTCATTGGATGATTTAAATGCGGCCAAGTTGGACGAGTTCATGGATTTTTATGACGTATTCTACGTTCCCAACAACGCTACACTTTCCATTGCTGGGGATATTGATCCAGATCAAGCTAAGGAGTGGATCAACAAGTACTTTGCTACAATCCCTGCAGGAACCCAGGAGATTCCTCGTCCAAATATTCAAGAACCACCATTGGGTGGCGAGATCGTGGACACCGTGTACGACAATATTCAAATTCCAGCTGTATTTATGGGCTACCGCATGCCTGGTGAAACCAGCGCGGACGCTTATGCTATGAGCATGCTGACCAATGTGTTGACTGGTGGAGAAAGTGCCCGTCTGCCCAAACGTCTGGTGGATGAAGAAGAAAAAGCTCTTCAGGTGTTTGCTTTCCCATACACTTTGGAAGATGAGGGAATTTTCATCGTTCTGGGATTGCCGCAGATTGGCAAGTCTTTGGACACCTTGGCCATGGGCTTGGACGAAGAGATCGAAAAAGTGAAAAGCGAGTTGATTTCAGAGCGCGAACTTGAGAAAGTACGCAACCAGGTTCGTTCACAGTTCATTCAGAGCAACTCAAGCATGTCGGGTATCGCCGAAAGTTTGGCCAACTATCACGTGTACTACGGGGATGCGAACTTGATCAACAACGAGATTGATCGATACATGAATGTTACCCGCGAGGATATCCAACGCGTGGCTCAACAGTATTTGAATACGGACAATCGGGTGAAATTGATCTACCTGCCTAAAGATCAAGAACAAGCATCAGCTGAATAAGAAAATCATGAAAAAGCTAAGTATTCTATTCGTTGCGCTGATCGCTGCGATTGGCCTCGAAGCACAAGAATTAGATCGATCTATTCGTCCGACGGCTCAGCCGGCACCTGAATTGAACATAGGTGAGTACGAAGTCATTGAAATGAAGAACGGACTGAAGGTATTTGTCGTTCAAAACGACCGTTTACCTCGGGTTACCTTCCGTTTGGTTTTGGACCGAGATCCAATTCTCGAAGGAGACAAGTCCGGATATGTGGGTATGGCCGGGTCCATGATGGACCGTGGAACAACCACGCGCACAAAAGCTGAGATCGATGAAGAAATCGATTTTCTCGGTGCTTCTTTGAGCACCTCTTCAACAGGTGTTTTCGGGAATTGTCTTTCTGCTCAAACAGAGGAGTTCTTTGAAATCTATGCGGATGTCTTGTTGAACCCAAGTTTTCCCGAAGAGGAATTTGAGAAGCTCAAAAAGGAGAATTTAGACGGATTGGAATTCGCTAAGGACAATCCGGACGCCATCAGTGCTCAGGTATGGAACCGCCTAATGTACGGTGCTCAGCACCCTTACGGTGATATCGAGCGCAAAGAAACCGTTGAGGCCATCACTTTAGAGGATTGCAAGGAGTATTATGATACCTACTACCGTCCGAATATTGCTTATTTGGCGATCGTAGGAGACATCTCTAAAGGAAAGGCTAAGAAATTGGTGAAGAAATACCTGAGCGATTGGGAAGCGGCAGACGTACCTACGTTTGAATACATCTCGCCATCCAATCCTGCAGAAATGAAGCTAGCCGTGGTAAACCGCGACGAAAGCGTTCAGTCCATTGTCCAGATTGGAAACTTGATTGATCTAGAGCCAGGTCATCCAGACATCGTAAAGGTGTCCTTGATGAACCAAGTACTTGGTGGTGGATCACAAGGTCGCTTGTACAAGAATATTCGTGAAGACAAAGGATATACTTATGGTGCCTACTCTTCCTACAGTACCGATGAATTGGTGGGTGAGTTTAGCGCGAGTGCCAGTGTTCGTAATGAAGTTACGGACAGCGCATTGGCTCAGTTCTTTTACGAATTGAACCGTATTCGCACGGAGCCCGTAGACGAGGCTGATCTTCAGAAAGCAAAGAACTATAAGAACGGAACCTTTGCCCTGAGTTTAGAGAATCCCAATACAGTGGCGAATTTCGCGCTGAATACAGCACGTTACGGACTTCCTGAGGATTACTATGCAACCTATTTGCAGCGTATGTCTGCGGTAACGGTAGAGGACGTTCAGGCCATGGCTCAGGAGCACATCAAGCCCGAAAATGCAACTGTACTTATTGTGGGTAAGGGCGATGAAATTATGGGCGGCTTGTCTGCGATGGGAACCATTGAGTGGTTTGATATCTACGGAGAGCCTACTACAGAGCCTAGCATCCCAATTCCGGCAGGTGTTACTGCGGAGACAGTAATCGAAGACTACTTGGCGGCCATCGGTGGACGCGAGAAGCTTTCTGAAATTACTGAGGCGGAAATCAAGATGGAAATCTCAATGCAAGGCATGCGTCTTCAAATGGATCAGAAATACTCTGAGCCGGATAAAATGGCGCAAGATATGTCCATGGGATCCATGGCGATCTTCAGCATGCGCTTGAACGGAGATGAAGCGAAAATGACCCAGCAAGGTCAGGATATCCCAATGGGCGAGGAGGAAATTGCAGACCTCAAACGAGATGCTTTGATCTTCCCAGAATTGCACTACGAGGAGATGGGTGTTCAAGCAGAGCTCTCGGCCATCAAGCGCGTGAACGGTGCAGCGGCCTATGAAATGGTGCTTACCATGCCGAATGGGGATGAAAAACGCGAGTACTACGATGTTGAGTCAGGATACAAAGTGCGTTCTTCTGTAGAGGCTGAAGGTCCAGAAGGTCCTATCGTTCAGTCAACGGACTACGCCGATTATCAAGACTTTGATGGTGTGATGTACCCGGGTAAAGTGAGCATTCCATTGGGCCCGCAAAAACTTGATGCGTTCACGAAAGAAGTCAACTTTGCTCCAAAATTCGAATCAGGAGCCTTTGATGTGAAGTAATTTAATAAGCGCCTTAGGCGTAAGAATTGCGAAAGGCCTTCCTCACGGGAGGCCTTTTTTGCGTTTAATGCAAAAATGAAAAGGCGGGCGTGGAATTCCGTAGGGCTTTTGAGCTCGGAGTTCGGAGGTTTGGTGTATGGATCAGCCCGACGCGGTTGGCGATAAATGTATATCTTACCCTTCATTAGGTTATGGAGCAATTAGACGGAATTCAACTCAATTTTAGCGAAGGCAACATGCTGTTCATGAACATCTGTTTGGCCTTCATCATGTTCGGAGTATCACTAGAGATCAAACTCGATCACTTCAAGCAAGTAGTGAACCACCCTCAGGCCCTCTTTACGGGAATCTTTAGTCAATTCATCTTTTTGCCCGTAGCGACGCTGGGACTGGTTTGGATTCTTCGGCCGATGCCGAGTCTGGCCCTGGGTATGTTTCTGTTGGCCGCCGTTCCGGGCGGAAACATCAGCAATTTTATGTCTCATTTGGCCAGAGGGAACACGGCTCTGAGCGTGAGTCTTACCGCCTTCTCGAGCGCGTTCAGTATTCTGATGACGCCTTTGAATTTTGCATTTTGGGCGGCACTATATCCACCGACCCACGATATTCTGAAGACCATTGCCTTAGATCCCGTTGAAGTATTCAAAATCATCGCATTGCTCTTGATCATTCCATTGGTGTTGGGGATTGGATTTGCCAACCAGTTTCCAAAGATTACGGAAGCCATTGTCAAGCCCATCAAGAATTTGAGCATGTTGATTTTTATTGGGTTTGTCGTCTTTGCCTTTAGGGCGAACTACAACATCTTTTTACAAGTGATTCAGTACGTGGTCATCCTTGTGTTGGTTCACCATACGGTAGCTTTGACCGGAGGATATCAAATTGCCAAGTTGATGAAACTCGATGTGCCGACACGCCGGAGCATCGCTATTGAAACAAGTATTCAAAATTCGGGATTGGGACTCATCCTAATCTTCAATTTCTTCGACGGATTAGGGGGGATGGCCATCCTTGCAGCGTGGTGGAGTATTTGGCACATTGTAGTCGGCCTTTCCATTTCGTATTTTTGGAGCCGACACGCGCCGTCGCCGGCGATTCCAAGTTAGGTATGGCAAAACACAGAAAGAGTAACATTTACCGACTTCTTCATTTTTGGATAGGGTCGGGTCTGAGAACTTTTTGGAAAATAGAGGTCAACGGACGGGAGAACCTTCCGTGGGGCAAGCCTTTTATTGTGATGCCCAATCACGAAAATGCCCTAATAGACGCCGTTATTGTCATTACGCATATGCCCGATCAACCGTACTCGATTGCTCGGGCTGGCGCTTTTCAGAACCCCGTTGTTGCTCGAATGCTCAAGCACATTCGAATGTTTCCCATTTACCGCCCTCAAGACGGTATCGAGAACATGTCGAAGAACGAGCAAATCATGCAGGACATCGTGGATTGCATGAAGGAAGGTCAGCGAATCTTGATCTATCCGGAAGGAGATCAGAATATGTCGCGCCGTTTACGCCCACTCAAGAAGGGAACATTCCGGATGGCCATGATGGCCTTGAATCAAATGGACGGAGATCTAGATCTACAAATGGTTCCGACGGGACTGACCTACGAATCGCACGCCAAAATGGGCCGCCATTGTGTTGTCAATTTCGGAAAGCCGGTGAATGTCAGGGAGATCTGGGAAGCCAACGAGCGTCACGAT from Cryomorphaceae bacterium carries:
- a CDS encoding bile acid:sodium symporter family protein; protein product: MEQLDGIQLNFSEGNMLFMNICLAFIMFGVSLEIKLDHFKQVVNHPQALFTGIFSQFIFLPVATLGLVWILRPMPSLALGMFLLAAVPGGNISNFMSHLARGNTALSVSLTAFSSAFSILMTPLNFAFWAALYPPTHDILKTIALDPVEVFKIIALLLIIPLVLGIGFANQFPKITEAIVKPIKNLSMLIFIGFVVFAFRANYNIFLQVIQYVVILVLVHHTVALTGGYQIAKLMKLDVPTRRSIAIETSIQNSGLGLILIFNFFDGLGGMAILAAWWSIWHIVVGLSISYFWSRHAPSPAIPS
- the rplU gene encoding 50S ribosomal protein L21, translated to MYAVVEIAGHQFKVEKDQQIYVNRLEAKEGDKVTFDNVLLIEDKGKVTVGAPAIKGAKVTAKVLEHLKGDKVIVFKKKRRKGYRKKNGHRQYLTSLEISGITAKAPAKKKAAPKKEVEPKTEEAATEAAAE
- a CDS encoding insulinase family protein gives rise to the protein MKKLSILFVALIAAIGLEAQELDRSIRPTAQPAPELNIGEYEVIEMKNGLKVFVVQNDRLPRVTFRLVLDRDPILEGDKSGYVGMAGSMMDRGTTTRTKAEIDEEIDFLGASLSTSSTGVFGNCLSAQTEEFFEIYADVLLNPSFPEEEFEKLKKENLDGLEFAKDNPDAISAQVWNRLMYGAQHPYGDIERKETVEAITLEDCKEYYDTYYRPNIAYLAIVGDISKGKAKKLVKKYLSDWEAADVPTFEYISPSNPAEMKLAVVNRDESVQSIVQIGNLIDLEPGHPDIVKVSLMNQVLGGGSQGRLYKNIREDKGYTYGAYSSYSTDELVGEFSASASVRNEVTDSALAQFFYELNRIRTEPVDEADLQKAKNYKNGTFALSLENPNTVANFALNTARYGLPEDYYATYLQRMSAVTVEDVQAMAQEHIKPENATVLIVGKGDEIMGGLSAMGTIEWFDIYGEPTTEPSIPIPAGVTAETVIEDYLAAIGGREKLSEITEAEIKMEISMQGMRLQMDQKYSEPDKMAQDMSMGSMAIFSMRLNGDEAKMTQQGQDIPMGEEEIADLKRDALIFPELHYEEMGVQAELSAIKRVNGAAAYEMVLTMPNGDEKREYYDVESGYKVRSSVEAEGPEGPIVQSTDYADYQDFDGVMYPGKVSIPLGPQKLDAFTKEVNFAPKFESGAFDVK
- a CDS encoding insulinase family protein, giving the protein MKQKLLLLLGLVVMTTPAMAQREIEFEEFDLDNGLHVILHEDHSTPIVAVTVLYHVGSKNEVEGRTGFAHFFEHLLFEGSENIARGEYSEIVQANGGVLNANTTQDRTFYYEILPSNQLELGLWLESERMLHANIDQEGVDTQREVVKEEKRQRIDNQPYASFSAEMFERAFTEHPYNWTPIGSLDDLNAAKLDEFMDFYDVFYVPNNATLSIAGDIDPDQAKEWINKYFATIPAGTQEIPRPNIQEPPLGGEIVDTVYDNIQIPAVFMGYRMPGETSADAYAMSMLTNVLTGGESARLPKRLVDEEEKALQVFAFPYTLEDEGIFIVLGLPQIGKSLDTLAMGLDEEIEKVKSELISERELEKVRNQVRSQFIQSNSSMSGIAESLANYHVYYGDANLINNEIDRYMNVTREDIQRVAQQYLNTDNRVKLIYLPKDQEQASAE
- the rpmA gene encoding 50S ribosomal protein L27, which gives rise to MAHKKGVGSSKNGRESESKRLGVKIFGGQDAIAGNIIVRQRGTQHYPGENVGMGKDHTLFALTDGKVAFQRRKGDKSYVSVIPAEEAN
- the serS gene encoding serine--tRNA ligase; translated protein: MLHVARIREEKEVVLAGLAKRNFAQPEILDEIIAKDDERRQTQTELDETLAAMNRISKEIGGLFKEGKREEAEAKKAETAELKDRSKALQDQMAAVDGVLFDLLAQVPNVPNELVPAGNSDADNEVVRGGGEKPELGDQAQPHWELADKYDLIDFELGVKITGAGFPVYKGAGAKLQRALVQFFLSRNTGAGYTEIQPPLVVNAASGFGTGQLPDKEGQMYHAQTDDLYLIPTAEVPVTNIYRDEILAADQLPQKLTAYSACFRREAGSYGKDVRGLNRLHQFDKVEIVQVQHPERSYAALDEMVAHVESLLKELELPYRILRLCGGDLGFTSALTYDFEVWSAAQERWLEVSSVSNFETFQARRLKLRYRDENNKPQIAHTLNGSALALPRILASLLENNQTEDGIRIPEALVPYFGSDSIS